The uncultured Paludibaculum sp. sequence GTATGGGGCGAGCAACTCGATCTATGGGGATGCCGTGCGCAATCTGGCGGATCTGGGCATCATCGTAGTGCGCTCGGCCGGCAACACCGCCGGGCCGATGACCGTGGACGATACGGCTTCTCAGGAACGGGTGATCGCTGTCGGGTCGAACATCGCCGGCGGGTCCGACCGCACGCAGGTGGCTCCTTCGGTAGGATCGGCCCTGGATGGCGAACCATCCTCCCAGGTGACCAGCCACGAGCCCGTCAGCGGGCCGCTGGTGGACATTGCGGCGATGGACCCGTCAGGGTGGGCCTGCAGTCCCGAGCTCTTTCCGCCGGATAGCCTAAGAGGGGTAATCCCGCTTATCGAGCGAGGCGAATGCGCCTTTGAGACCAAGCTAGCCAACGTGGCGGCCGCCGGTGCGCCGGCAGCCGTGGTTTATAACATTGACGACCCCGAGTACGGCGATCCGGAGGCGCTCGTCACCATGTCGGTCGAGAATCCCGATCAGATTCCCGCGATCTTCCTGAAACGTAGCGACGGCCTCGCGCTGAAAGACGCGGCCGCTACCTTCGAGGACTTCCAGGTTGTCCTGCGGTTCCCGTTCTCCGGCGGCTCGCCCACCTCTCTCTCGTCGTTTTCCAGCAGGGGGCCCAGCGTCGAACTCCTTATCAAGCCAGACTTGGTAGCTACCGGCCAGCCCATCTACACAGCGGCGCTGAGAGAAGATTACGATCCGGATTACTGCCCGGTCTGCGATCCCAGTGGCTATACCTCCACACAGGGCACCAGTTTCTCGGCCCCGCTGGTGGCTGGCGCAGCGGCCGTCCTCAAAGGTGCGCGCCCCGGATTGTCCGTCGATGAGTACCGCTCGATGCTGATTGATAGCGCCTCGCCGCTGGTGTTCGACAACGGCACTACCGCACCCGTGAACGCGGCGGGCGCCGGATACCTCAACCTCAAGAACGCCGTTACCTCGACCATCGTGGCCGCGCCGGTGTCGCTGTCCTTTGGCTCGGGCGGCGGGACCATTGACCTTAACAAGGAAGTCACGCTCAAGAATCTGGGTGAATCCACCGCAACGTACGGGTTAACCCTCGAAACATCGGGCCCGATCCAACCGCTGCTGTCGGCGGAGGAGATCACGGTGGAGCCTGGCTCGACGGCGACATTTCATGTGAGTCTCTTGAGCGGTGGAGTCGACCCCGGCTCCTACCAGGGCTTCGTCAAAGTGACGGACACCGAGTCTGGCGCCGTGGCCCGCATTCCCTACTGGTACGCGGTGGAAGGCGGGGCGGCCACAAGCATTACAGTCCTCAACGTCTCCACGTCGACGCCACACATCAATAGCAACATAGGGGTTTACATACGGGTCCACGACGAGGCCGGGCTGGCCCTTGGCGCCACGGAGCCGGTAGTCGTGCCTGTTTCCGGCGGCGTCACGGTCACCAAAGTGGAGTCCGCCAGCTCCTTGTACCCCGGGTCGTGGCTCATCCAGTTACGGATGGGTGAGCAACCCGGCGCGAACGTGTTTCGCGTCGAGGTGGGCGACCTGAAGCAGACGTACTCCATCACAACGCCGTAGCCCTCGTCTGAGTCCGTGGGCGATCAGCCGTTTCGGAATCGCGTGACTGAATAGGCGGCCCTGGCGTGCACTGAGGCTTCGCGCACGATGGGGCCAAACTCGCGCCTATGTTCGCATTCGCAATTCTCTCTTGCTTTTGAGGCACTCTAGTGGTATTGCTACCACTAGATGTACGGCCCCTTCCTCGAACCCCGCGGCCCTCAGGCGGCCCGCCTCCGCAAGCGCAAAGCCGACTTGCTCGACCGCTTCCCCGTTCCTGCCGATTTGCTGCCCGGCTCGCTCGCTGAAAGCCATATGCGCTGCGGCAAGCCCGGCTGCCACTGCTCTAACCCCAATGACCCCGGTCATTCGTTCTGGACCCTCACCTACATGGTTCGGGCCAAGAAGCACACCCTCCACATCCCCAAGGACCTCGTCGACGAAGTCCGTCTCCGCGTCCAGGCTGGCCGCGAGTTCCAGGACGCCGTCCGCGAGATCCTGGCTGCCAACGCCGAGCTTCTGAAACTTTCAAGACAACAAAAGCGCTCACGGTCATGAAAAAGCCGTCGCTCCGTGGCCTGAAATACTATGCGGCCAAGCGGCTTGGCCTTCACTCCTACTTCCACGACTGCGGGGATGGCCGCCAGCAGCCACGCATAGCCGCTCACGACCTGTTGTGGGCGATTCTGGCTGGCCACAGTCTGCGCCAGACCAGTTTCCACGCCATCGAGGCACTTGTACACTCATCGTCCTGCCGGGAATTCGGCGTGCTCCATCGGTTTGGCGACGACACCCTGAGCTACTTCACGGAACGACTCGCGCCGGAGCCGACACGAATGGCCTTAGTGGGCATGCTGCGGCGGGCGAAAAGAAACAAGGCCTTTGACGCCGTCGCCAGAATTGGACTCGCCATCGATGGCACCACCGTCGGCCGTTGCAGCGCTCAGGGGTGTGCCAATTGCCGCCCCTACCGCAATAGCGCGGGAGAAATCGCCGGATACCGCCACCATCTGGCTATGATCAGTGTCGTCGGAACGGGCCTGTCGTTGCCTTTCGACGTGGAACCGTACGGTCCAAAAGACAGTGAGTACGCAGCCGGACAGCGGCTCCTCAAGCGCACCATCCCCGCCCTCGGCGCTCGCTTTGCCGACTATCTCGTCGTCGATGCCGGATTTGCGACCAGCACCTTCCTGCATGCCGCCGACGAGGCGGGAATCCCCGTTGTGGCAAGGCTCAAAGGGAATCTGCACGAGCTGATGGTCTCGGTTGAACGATGCTTCGGCACCAGCCCGCCGGATCGTGTTTTGCAGGACGGAAAAGATCGAGTGGAACTGTGGGATGACGACCGCTTCGATCCATGGGAGACCCTCCAGTGGGACACGGTCCGGGTTGTGCGCTATCGCCAAACCAAACCCGATGGCACGGTGGTGCGAGCCGATTGGCTGACCAATCTGACGCCCCGGCAGGCAAACAGTCTCGCCATCTACAAGATGGCGAAGAGCCGGTGGGAGATCGAAAACGAAGGTTTCAACGACTGCAAGTCCAGGCAGGGATTCGAACACATCTGCCACCATCACGCCAACAGCCTACTGATCGGCTGGCTGCTGACCCTGGTTGCCCTCGTCGTGCTGAGACTATACCGACTGCGCTACCTGCATCGCGGCACGCATCCGGTCCTCAGCGCCATCGACCTGGTCCGGAGTTTCTGGCTGTCTCTCGGCCAAAAACGAGCCATTGATACAGGGTAGTCGGCCGTTTTCAGCGAACCGTCTCCGCGTCGCCCTGGGTGCAACTCAATTAAGTCCCTCTCCGATCCCCGCTGGGGAATGCTCATCCCTTTCCCAAAGCACCCCGGCGGAGTGCCAATCCCTTGCCAACAGGTCTTGCGCTACTGCGGACTTCTACGAATCCGAAACGGCTGGTGGGCGATTTATTCGATTGTGGTTCACCGGTCCGTGGTGTACCATGAACCATCAAGAGATAGCTATCTCGAGACGCACTTGCGGTCGCCTCTATTCCAGACTCGGGGGCGGCCGCTTTTTTGTGGAATGCAGGTCTGTAGGGCATCCGGCAGTTCACGGTGGTCTATAATCGGAGTCTGGGAGCATGGTGTACACGCGATGGAGGAATTGATCAAGAAACTGCAGGCGGAGATTACGGCGCTCGAGTATGAGCTCCGGAATGAGCTGCCCAAGGAGATTCTGAAGGCGCGCGCGCACGGTGATTTGAAGGAGAACGCCGAGTTTCACGCGGCGAAAGAGCGCCAACGCTATGTCGATGCCCGTCTATCCCAGTTGAAGAAGCGGCTGATGGACTTCTCCCTCATCGACATGTCGAAGATACCGCGTGACCGGGTGGGTCTCGGGTCCACGGTTGTGGTGCTGGATCTCGATAAGGAAGAAGAAGTTAGCTACAAGATTGTGGCCAGCGAGGAGTCGGACGCGGCAAAGCGCATGATCTCCACGAGTTCGCCCATCGGGCGCGGGCTGCTGGGCAAACAGGTTGGTGATGAAGTGGCGATTCCCAGCCCCGGTGGGGTGCGGAAGATGGAAATCCTGAAACTGACGACGATCCACGACGCAGTTGAGTAGGATGGATTGAGAAGGCAAGGTTCATGACCTATACCCGCGCGATCGGCATTGGAGCGGGCAAGATTCTGTACTGGATAGTGCGCATGTTGGCGCTATCCCGCATTCACCCCAACGTACTGACGTTCATTGGGCTCCTGATCAATATCTACGCAGCCGTATTGCTGGCCTCCGGCAAGTTTTTCTACGCCGGCCTTGTCATCATCAGCGCCGGACTTTTCGATATGGTGGACGGTCGCGTAGCGCGCGAGACCAAGCAGGTCACGCGCTTCGGCGCGTTCTTCGATTCCGTGGTCGACCGCTACTCGGATCTGGCCCTGTTGATGGGCCTGCTCGTCTACTATGCCAACATCAATCGCAATTTTTACGTCGTTCTCACCGCTGTGGTGATGACGGCTTCGGTGATGATCAGCTATACCCGGTCCCGAGCTGAGAACGTGATCCCGTCCTGCAAAGCCGGCTTCCTGGAGCGTCCCGAACGGATCGTCCTGCTCATCATTGGAGCCCTGTTTGACCGCATGGCGCCCGTCCTATGGGTGATCGCCGTTCTGGGCAACATCACGGTGATCCACCGCATGATGCACACCTGGGATGTCACCAAGGCGATGGATTTGGCACAGGCGGCTGAACACTCCAAAGCCTCGAAGGAAATGCCGGCCGGCACGGCTGCCAACTGATCCTTCGGCGCGTCTTAGTCCTCGAGAATCAGAAACGCCTGTCCGTATTGTGCGGTGTGCGTCAGGGAAAGGTGGGCATGCTTGACGCCCAGTTTTTCCGCAATCTCTTTCGCGACACCGTGAAATGAGATGGTCGGGCGGCCGGAAGGCAGATTCGTCACCTCGAAGTCCTGCCAGGTGATGCCGTGGCGCCAACCCGTCCCAATCGCCTTCATCCCAGCTTCCTTGGCGGCGAAGCGAGCGGCATAGCGTTCGTACTTGTTCGCCTTGCGGGCCACATAGGCGCGCTCGCGCTCGGTGTAGACCCGATTGAGAAAACGATCTCCATAGCGCTCGATGGAGGCCTTGATCCGATCGACTTCCGCCAGGTCGATTCCTGTGCCCACGATCATTGTTGCTGCTCCTGTTCCTGTTCCGAGCCTCCACGCACACCACCGCCGGTATAACGGAAAACGGCGTTGAGGAATGCGACGTTCAGCCCGTCCATATAGGCCCGGAAGTTGGGGTCCGAAGTGAAACCCACGATCATCCCGCGGCCTTCGCCCTGCATCGTCAGAAACGGCTTATATGCGAGTTGCTTGCGGTTCTCCTCCCACAGATAGCCGGAGGCGACGAGCTCGTTCGGTCCTGCGTACAGAATTGGGTTCGATCCGCGATCCAGCTTCGCGGGCGAATAGATCGCGCGCCCATCCACGAGAACGTAGAGCGTCTCAGGCAGGCCAGCGGTGATCCAGGTCTCGGGATCCACCTTGGCGCGCACCAGGACGCCCGCCACGGCATCCGGCAACTCACGCTCGGCCTGAATCGCTTTCTCGTAGTCGGCCAGCGTGTTGAAGATCTTCCCGGGCGCCGGGCCCGTTGGGGCCGTGGCTGAAGGGGGCCCCGCCGCCGCAGTTGAGTCCGTGGCTGGGCGGGCGGCGGAGGCTGAGCCACCTGTGGGCGACGGTTTGGCCGCATCAGCGGGCCGGCCCGTGTCTGGCGCCAATCCTTCCTGCGCGACACCCAACAGCCCCACCTGCGGACTGGAGAGGTAGGTCACGGCCGCACCCAGGCCCACCAGCACTCCGCCGCCACGCACCCAGTTCTTGATGCGGTCGGTGACCGCGGGTGAGAAGGCTCCGGCATAGCCCCCGCTGGGGAGGATCAACACTTGGAACTTCCCGAAATCCACCGTGCCGAAGCTGGAACTGCGAATCACACTGACCGGATAGCCGAATTGCCGCTCAAGCACAAAGCGCGTTTGTCCGGCCGATGCCGAGGAGGTGGGCGAGTCCCACACCATGGCGATAGCAGGCTTCTTCACCGCGCCGACATTGCCGCTGCCGAAGTTGACGCCGTCGTCCACCCAACCGGTGTTGGTGGCCACCACGTCGGCTCCACTAGCCGTGGCGATCGTGGCAACCTTCTCGTGAACCGTCGCGGCATTCTGCTTCACCATCACGATGAGCGTACCGGAAGGGTACTTGCGGCCGGACTGTGTGAAAGCTTTGTTGGCGGTGAGCACACGCAGGTCCGCACGCAGTGCAGCGGTAAGGAAGCGCCCTGCCGCCTGCGTCCCCCATGGGACCAGATAGGCGACCTCGGCGCGACCCGAGACGGACCCGTGAGGTGTGTAGACACCCGAGACGGGCTCGAAGGAGCCTTGCGAGACTTCGGCCGCGCCGATGCACTCGACGCCGAAGGACATGGGCAGATTCCAGCCGGTCACGTCATAGATCTGATCAGGCAGTTTCTTCTTGCGCCGGCGCTCCTGCTCTTTCAGGAAGTCGGGCTCCATCGGCGTGTTCGGATCCAGCAAGGCATGGATGAACCGCTTGCGGGGCTGGGCCAGAATCACGCTGTACGACCCTTCCCCGTAGTCCTTGCCGCCGTTTTTGAAGGCCGCCTTCGCCTGGCGCACTTCAATGCCGTGTTCCGCCAGGATGTGGGCCAACTTGTCGACGGCGCCCGCATCTCCTCGCCGCGGCAGGATGAACTCCTTCACGGCTTCCTTCTGTCCCTCTTCAATCGCCGTCACCTGGTAGCGGTAGAAGCTGTCCAAGAGCTTTTCGCGGTAGTCCAAAGCCGTTTCACAGGTTGCGATGGAGGCCACAAAGTGCTTCTTCACGCTCTCCTGGAAGGTGTACAGAGCATCGTCGGACCGCCGAAGCACTAGTCCGCGTACGGAGGCGTTCTCGTAGGTCATGCCCATGCCGCCGTAGAACCACGGCCACGAGGCGCCGTAGCCGGGGTAGAACTCGTCGTACACCTCGCGCGTGAAGTACGGCCAGCCGAACTTGTCGAACCACTTGGCGTCGTTCTTTCCAAACCAGTTCATCTGGGTCTTCTGATCCTGCGTCAGGTTCGGGTTATAGGGCAGCGAGCCAGGCGTGAAGAAGTAGCTGGAATTGCCGCCCATCTCGTGCAGGTCCACCTGGACCAAAGGCAGAAACTGGCGCAGATACTGGATGCGGCCACGCGTCTCCGGTTGGGTGATCGCATGCCAGTCACGGTTCATGTCGAAGAAGTAGTGGTTGGTCCGGCCGCCGGGCCACGGTTCCGCACGTTCCGCGGCCACGGGGTTCTCATCCGGAAGCAGCCCCAGGTTCACCTGGAAGTTCTGAACAAATCTCTCGCGGCCATCCGGATTCTGCGACGGATCGATGACCACCACGACATGCTTGAGCACGTTGTCGATCATCTGATCGCCGCGCGCCGCCAACAGATGGTACGCCGTCATCATGGCCGCGTCGGGCGATGAGATCTCGTTGCCATGAACGCCGTAGGAAAGACTGAGGATCGCCGGCATCGTGGCCATCAGTTGCTTTGCTTCGGCCGCGGGTGTTTTGCGCGGATCGGCCAACTTGAGCTGATTCGCCTTGATCGTCTCCAGATTGCGGATGTTCTCTTCACTCGAGACCACGGCATAGATCAGCCGTCGGCCTTCCCACGTTCTTGCGTAGTCGTGAACCTGGATGCGTGCCGGAGCAGCCGCGGCCAAGGCCTCAAAGTACTTCACGATATCGGCCGGCGGAGCGATGCGGGTGCCTATCGCATAGCCCAGCACCTTCTCCACGGTCGGTATGGCTTGGTCATACTGTGTGCCGGGCCAGAATTCAGCTTGTTGCGCAGACAAGGCACAGGTGAGGAGAGAGAGCGAGACCAATAGCTTCCGCATAACGTTACCTCTCAGAATAGCGTTGCCGGGAGATGCCCGGTTAGCGCAGCGAGAGGAGCGAAACAGCGGCTCAGACAGCAATCCCCCCGCGGGCTGAGCCAGCGGAGGGATTGTCGGTGTAGATAGATGCAGAATCCTAGTCCAATAGCCCGGCCCAATTCATGATTGGAATTGTCGCGAAGGCATGACCGGGGTTGAAACGGAAGCCCAGCCCCGCCAACCGATTCGTACTGCACTCGAAGAGAATCGACCCAATCTTGCCCTGGGTAACCGCAAATCGGTCGGGAATGGCGAACGCCAGTTGCTGCCCCGGGGCCAATGAGATGGTGTCGGTACCAATGTTGTTCCCATCGATGTCCAGAATCGTGACGAAGACCTGATTGGACGTATTCGTCGCCGGGTTCACCAGCGCCATGGATGTGACGAACCCGTTCATGTTGTCGTAGGGCATCATGAACACGTAATCGTCGTAAGCGCTCAGCGGCACGAGTGCCTCGAAATCCGGCGTGTTCGTGATGCTCTGACGGAAGATCGCATAGCCACCGAGCCGCGCGTTGGTGGAGTCGTAGGCGATTACCGACCATCCGGTCTTCAATCCAGTCCCCTGGTCCAGGACTTTGATGTTAAAGCTGGCTCCCGGTGGGATAGTCCCTTGAATCGAACTCGTCGTCAATTGGTCGCCACTAGGCACGGATTGAAGTGACAACGTCAATGGTTGTCCGTTGGTATCGTAGAACCCCTGAGTGAACGTAACGGCCGTCGCCGACATGTTCACCAGGACCAGCGTGGTCGCCCACCCGCCGCCGGTGGCGAGGTGGGGAAACACCATGTCGGTGGACCCAAAAAAGGTCTGCCTGCCTGGAGTCTGCGCTCCAGAGGCAGCCCGGATGCCGGTGATCGTTCGTGGGGCTGCGGTAATCGTGTTCTCCGTCGGAGGCATAGCCTTCAATTCCCGAACCTGGCCAGCCGCACTCATGGGAGCAAGAGCCGCAACAAAAATGAGTGTGAAAACGTCAAGCCGTTGCATGACTTGACTATATACCAGGGGTCAGGCGAGCAGGAGACGAACGGGGGGAGTATCCAAGCAGAGGACTGTAAAAACACAGGAAACAGACGGCAAAAATAAGTGCCTGGACGCATTCACAATGAGGCTGTCTGTGTGTGCTGCGGCGGCGAGCAAGGCGCATGCCGGAAATTCCGAGCCGTGATGCCGTGGAAGCGAGCACCAGCGCAGTCACTCCCACCCCAGCAGAGAATCTCAATGAGATGCACGAGTTCGTGTTCAAAGAGGCGCTGCAGAACCTCGAAACGGCTCGTACACTGGACGCCGCACACCGTAATTGGCCGCGAATTCTCGATCTGGGCTCCGAACAGCGGATCCACATCGATGGAAATCTCGTAACTGATCTCACCATTGCGGCTGGTGTGCCGCAGCGTCATGCCCGGAGCTTGCCCGCCACGAGTCGAGAGGCGAACGCTGAGGCTGTGTCCCTCCAGAGCGCCGCCGCACAGTCCTTCGAAGCAGTACTTGTCATATGCCTCGAAGAGCAGATGCAGATCGCGCGGATGGACGACGGCGAAATCGTCGCGGTGCAGGTGGCGCGATTGGCTCTGAACGTGCTCGCGTACCTGCTTCATGCGGTGTGCGATCAGATCGTCGGACCAGAGAAACAGCAGGACATTCTCGGCGAGGAGCGTCCGCGCCAAGGCTGGAGAAGGTGACGCCATCTAGTCGAGCCAGCGCACGCTGGTAGGTTCGCCGCGCGTGCATTGCATTGTTTCCGTTACACCCGCCGCAATCAACGCGCAGGCAGTGTCAGTGGCTGTGCGCAAGGCTGCGTCCCTGGTCTCCCCGGAAGCGATCTTGCAGGAGTTGCGGCCCTGATAAGCCATGCAAACCTCCACGCGGTTCTTACGATTGCCAAGCATCAGGTAAGTCGTCGCTCCGAGAAACACAAGGAACGCGACCATACCCATCAATATGAGTTTGCCTTTGCTCAAGAGCAGTTACTCCGTGAAGAAGCTTCCCATGCGCCGGAATTTCTGGTACCGCTGTTCAATCAACTGCTCGGGACTCATTGGATCCAGTTCGTCAATGGCTGCCACCAGGGTCTGGTGTAGATACTGCGCGGCGCGGTCATAGTCATCCTGCGCGCCGCCGTTGGGCTCGGGGATGATGCCATCGATGAGGCCCTGCCGCACGAGATCGCTGGCCGTGATCTTCAGGGCCGCCGACGCCAGGGCGCCCTTCGTGGAGTCACGATAAATAATGGCCGCGCAGCTCTCGGGTGAGATCACGCTATACACGGCGTTTTCCAGCATGAACACACGGTTGCCCACGCCCAGCGCCAGTGCTCCGCCGCTGCCACCTTCACCGATCACCACCACGATGATAGGCGACTCGAGGCGCGTCATCTCACGCAGGTTGTAGGCGATGGCCTCGGCCTGCCCACGCTCTTCCGCGTCAATGCCAGGATAGGCCCCCGGGGTATCGAGGAACGTAATGATCGGACGACGGAACTTGGAAGCCATCGCCATCGCGCGCATCGCCTTGCGATAGCCTTCGGGCTTGGGCATGCCAAAGTTGCGGATGAGTTTCTGCTTGGTATCCCGACCCTTCTGCAGGCCGACCATCATTACCGCGTGCCCGCCGAGCATCGTGCCGAAGCCCGCCACGATGGCGGCATCCTCGCCGTAGAAGCGATCGCCGTGAATCTCAGTGAAATCCGGCACCAGCCTGTTGATGTAGTCCAGCGCATGCGGCCGCTTGGGATGACGAGCGAGTTGGACTCGCTGCCAAGCCACATTGACGCCCTGTTCGCCGCGCAGCGCCTTCAATTCAGCCTCAAGATCGGCGAGTTGCGCCTGCGCACCAGTCGAGGTGAGCTGGAGCTGCGAGATCTCGCGCTCGATATCGCTAATCCGGGCCTGCGAAGAATCGCTCATAGATGCTTCCTACGAGGCTATCACCTCGAGCGCTTCAGGACCGCAGATGCGCTCGATCTCAGCCTTGAACTCCTTGTCCGGACGGATGCGCGCCGTGACATCCAGGGTCACTGCAAAGTCTCGCGGCTTCTCCAGCTTCAGCCGCACCGAAGTCTCGCCTGGCTTGGTGGAGAACAACTGCTGCAGCGCCGCCGCTTTTTCGTTTCCGGTCGCCGAAAGCCGGACTCGGATGGAAACCAGCGAAGGGAAATTCACGCGAGCCAGCTCGAGCGGAATGATTTCCTGAATGTTCAACTTGATCGTCCCGTCTTCCTCGGGCATCGCCTTGCCGCGCACCAGCACGGCCTTGTCCTCTTCAATCTCTTTCTGAAGATGCTCGTAGCGGGTGGCGAAGCACAGCGCTTCGACGGAGCCGTTCCAATCCTCGAGCTGCGTGATGGCCCATGGCTTCTGTTCCTTGTTGCGCCGCTTCTGCACATTGCGCAGGATGCCGCAGACAGCCACTTCCATGCCCTTTTCGAGCCCTGCCAGGTTCTCAGTCGTATATGACGTGAGCTCCGTCACCTTCCAACGGAACTCGTCCAACGGATGGCCGCTCACGTAGAAGCCGATGGTCTCTTTCTCACCGCGCAGCTTCTCCGCCTGGCTCCAATCATTTAGCCTGGGCAACACCCGCGAAGCGGACGGGGAGTCGTCTCCGATCAATTCACCGAAGAGCCCGGTCTGGCCGCTGAGCTTGTCTTTTTGGGCGCGCTGGCCGGACTCGATGCACTCCTCGATAATCGCGAAGAGCTGCGAGCGATAGCCGTTCAGGCTGTCCATCGCCCCGGCTTTGATCAGGCTTTCCATCACGCGGCGGTTCACGGCCGAGAGATCGACGCGCTCGCAGAAGTCGTCTAGCGACTTGAACACGCCGCCTTCATTGCGAGCCTTCACAATGGCTTCCACCGCGCCCACACCCACGTTCTTCACGGCGCCCAGACCGAAGCGGATCTTGTCGCGGCCCACTGGGGTGAAGTTCAGGTCCGACTGATTCACGTCCGGTTGCAGCACCTCGATGCCCAGCGAGCGGCATTCGTTGATGTACTTAACGACCTTATCGGTGTTGCCCGTTTCCGAGGTCAGCAGCGCCGCCAGGAACTCCACCGTATAGTGCGCCTTCAGGTAGCCGGTGAGATAAGCGAGATAGCCGTACGCGGCCGAGTGCGACTTGTTGAACCCGTACTCGGCGAACTTCGCCAGCAGGTCGAACAGCGCCTCGGCCTTCTTGGGCGGATGGCCGTTCTTGCGCGCGCCGTCGAGGAAACGGGCGCGCTGCTTGTCCATCTCCTCTTTTTTCTTCTTGCCCATCGCGCGGCGCAGAAGATCGGCTTCACCCAGCGAGTAACCGGCGATACGCTGCGCCACCTGCATGACCTGCTCCTGGTAGATCACCAGGCCGTAGGTCTCTTCCAGCAGCGACTTCAACTCGGGCAGGTCGTACGTGACCGGCTTGCGGCCCAGCTTGCGATCGACATAATCGTCGACGAAGCCGTTCTGAATCGGGCCCGGACGATACAGTGCGTTGAGGGCGATGAGGTCCTCAATCCGCTCAGGATGCGAGCGTCGCAGCACGTCCTTCATGCCCGACGATTCAAACTGGAAGACGCCGTCAGTCAGACCCTGGCCGAAGATGCGCTCGTAGGCATCTTTGTCGTCCAGCGGCAGGTCCTCCAGCACCAGCGTTTCCCCGCGCGTCTTCTTGATCAGCGACAGCGCCTCGTGCACGATGGTCAGCGTGGTGAGACCCAGGAAGTCCATCTTGAGCAGCCCGAGTTTCTCGAGCATGGACATTTCAAACTGGGTGACAATTTCCTCTTTGTTGGTGCGGTAGAGAGGAACGATCTCGGCGAGCGGTACGGGTGAGATGACAACACCCGCCGCGTGCACGCCCGAGTTGCGGGCCATGCCTTCCAGGCGTTGCGCGATGTCGAGAATCTCTTTGACCTTCGGATCCTTGGCGGCGGCCTCCAGGATCGCGGGCTCCTCATCCAGAGCCTTCTTCAGCGTCATCTTCGGATCGGCCGGGATCAGCTTCGAGAGCTTATCCACTTCCCCGAAGCTCATATCCAGCACGCGGCCCACGTCCTTGATGGCGGCCTTCGGAGCCAGCGTGCCGAACGTGATGATCTGCGCCACCTGCTCGCGCCCGTACTTCTCGGTGACGTACTGGATGACCTCGCCACGGCGGTTCGTGCAGAAGTCCACGTCGATATCAGGCATGCTGACGCGTTCCGGATTCAGAAAGCGCTCAAACAGCAGACCGTAGTGCAGCGGATCCACATCGGTGATCCCCATGCAGAAACTCACCAGGGAACCGGCGGCCGAACCGCGGCCCGGCCCCACTGGGACGCCAGTCGACTTCGCATACCGGATGAAGTCCCAGACAATGAGGAAGTAACCCGAGAACTGCATCTGCTGGATCAGCTTGATCTCGCGATCCAGGCGCTCGATGTACTCGGCCATGTCGAAGCGCAGCAGGCCCTGCGCCGCCATCTTGTCGAGCTTGCCGCGGCGCTTCTCGAAGCCCTGCCGCGCGACGTATTCGAAGTAACTGTCGATGGTCTGTTCCGGCGGGACGTCGAACTTCGGGAAGGGCTCCTTCACCGGATCCATCTTCACCTGGCAGCGTTGCGCAATGTCCCAGGTGCGGTCCAGCGCATCTTCCACTTCGCCGAAGATGGTCATCATCTCGTCGCGCGTCTTGAGGAAGAATTCGTTGGTGGAGAACTTCAGCCGCTTCTCATCGCTCACCAGCTTGCCGGACTGGATGCAGGTGAGAATGTCCTGCGCACGATGGTCGCTGTGCTCCAGATAATGCGCGTCGTTGCTGGCGACCAGCGGTATGCCGGTCTCGCGCGACAGGCGGTACACCTGCGGCATCACGACCTT is a genomic window containing:
- a CDS encoding M14 family zinc carboxypeptidase, producing the protein MRKLLVSLSLLTCALSAQQAEFWPGTQYDQAIPTVEKVLGYAIGTRIAPPADIVKYFEALAAAAPARIQVHDYARTWEGRRLIYAVVSSEENIRNLETIKANQLKLADPRKTPAAEAKQLMATMPAILSLSYGVHGNEISSPDAAMMTAYHLLAARGDQMIDNVLKHVVVVIDPSQNPDGRERFVQNFQVNLGLLPDENPVAAERAEPWPGGRTNHYFFDMNRDWHAITQPETRGRIQYLRQFLPLVQVDLHEMGGNSSYFFTPGSLPYNPNLTQDQKTQMNWFGKNDAKWFDKFGWPYFTREVYDEFYPGYGASWPWFYGGMGMTYENASVRGLVLRRSDDALYTFQESVKKHFVASIATCETALDYREKLLDSFYRYQVTAIEEGQKEAVKEFILPRRGDAGAVDKLAHILAEHGIEVRQAKAAFKNGGKDYGEGSYSVILAQPRKRFIHALLDPNTPMEPDFLKEQERRRKKKLPDQIYDVTGWNLPMSFGVECIGAAEVSQGSFEPVSGVYTPHGSVSGRAEVAYLVPWGTQAAGRFLTAALRADLRVLTANKAFTQSGRKYPSGTLIVMVKQNAATVHEKVATIATASGADVVATNTGWVDDGVNFGSGNVGAVKKPAIAMVWDSPTSSASAGQTRFVLERQFGYPVSVIRSSSFGTVDFGKFQVLILPSGGYAGAFSPAVTDRIKNWVRGGGVLVGLGAAVTYLSSPQVGLLGVAQEGLAPDTGRPADAAKPSPTGGSASAARPATDSTAAAGPPSATAPTGPAPGKIFNTLADYEKAIQAERELPDAVAGVLVRAKVDPETWITAGLPETLYVLVDGRAIYSPAKLDRGSNPILYAGPNELVASGYLWEENRKQLAYKPFLTMQGEGRGMIVGFTSDPNFRAYMDGLNVAFLNAVFRYTGGGVRGGSEQEQEQQQ
- a CDS encoding acetyl-CoA carboxylase carboxyltransferase subunit alpha, yielding MSDSSQARISDIEREISQLQLTSTGAQAQLADLEAELKALRGEQGVNVAWQRVQLARHPKRPHALDYINRLVPDFTEIHGDRFYGEDAAIVAGFGTMLGGHAVMMVGLQKGRDTKQKLIRNFGMPKPEGYRKAMRAMAMASKFRRPIITFLDTPGAYPGIDAEERGQAEAIAYNLREMTRLESPIIVVVIGEGGSGGALALGVGNRVFMLENAVYSVISPESCAAIIYRDSTKGALASAALKITASDLVRQGLIDGIIPEPNGGAQDDYDRAAQYLHQTLVAAIDELDPMSPEQLIEQRYQKFRRMGSFFTE